A single genomic interval of Prunus persica cultivar Lovell unplaced genomic scaffold, Prunus_persica_NCBIv2 scaffold_53, whole genome shotgun sequence harbors:
- the LOC18771919 gene encoding NAC domain-containing protein 74: MAPCESAVNLPVGFKFRPRDDQLLGYYLLNKVRGTSFMYENVIPEMDLYGKIEPWDIWHEYGGHNLAKGEDLYFFTKLKSLSDKDSRAARTIGSGTWKGENSGTTVSDLENKENDLGIWKRFHYENPKSVQDGCWIMHEYSLHPSLVKPKPNSTNQFVLCRIRKNDRGKRKLRTAEEDNETDTPVQSQNKRQRPQKVTSFEELIGDCTPMSEATGVGGSVSYLPTGLTQSQPDSSIAYPTTVVSSQARANNTDDVSQFHGGGDGDALMSDFLLSDTAQPFTEQALGSYAVCNQERASDVYETQQGLVLTDNNIGYWPSPFGSEEDQVNALDFSMDYDLLDHLIDCDDDNDGLRQSSTAQFMGMGMENTTTASSEANMVIID; this comes from the coding sequence ATGGCACCTTGTGAGTCTGCTGTTAATCTTCCAGTTGGTTTCAAATTTCGTCCAAGAGATGATCAGTTATTgggatattatcttcttaacaAGGTTCGTGGCACATCCTTTATGTATGAAAATGTTATTCCAGAAATGGATCTTTATGGTAAGATAGAGCCATGGGATATATGGCATGAATATGGTGGACACAACTTAGCCAAAGGTGAAGACCTTTATTTCTTCACCAAATTGAAGAGCCTGAGTGACAAGGACTCCCGCGCCGCTCGCACGATAGGGTCCGGGACATGGAAAGGTGAAAACTCAGGGACCACAGTCAGTGATCTGGAGAATAAGGAGAACGATTTAGGTATATGGAAAAGGTTTCATTATGAAAACCCTAAATCTGTTCAAGACGGTTGCTGGATTATGCACGAGTACAGCCTTCACCCTTCATTGGTGAAGCCCAAACCAAACTCAACCAATCAGTTTGTGCTATGCCGGATTCGAAAGAATGACAGGGGGAAGAGAAAGTTGAGAACTGCAGAAGAGGATAATGAAACCGACACTCCAGTTCAATCTCAAAATAAGAGGCAAAGGCCGCAAAAAGTGACTAGCTTTGAGGAACTTATCGGTGATTGCACTCCCATGTCTGAGGCTACTGGAGTTGGTGGGAGCGTTTCATACTTGCCAACTGGACTCACTCAATCTCAGCCGGACAGCTCTATTGCATACCCAACAACTGTGGTCTCTTCCCAAGCTAGGGCAAACAATACTGATGACGTCAGCCAATTTCATGGTGGCGGTGATGGCGATGCCCTAATGAGCGATTTCTTGCTTTCGGACACCGCACAACCATTCACGGAACAAGCCTTGGGATCGTATGCAGTTTGTAACCAAGAGAGGGCGTCAGATGTTTATGAGACTCAACAAGGCCTGGTCCTCACTGACAATAATATTGGATATTGGCCTAGTCCTTTTGGTAGTGAAGAAGACCAAGTCAATGCGCTCGACTTCTCGATGGATTATGATTTACTCGACCACTTGATCGACTgtgatgatgataatgatgGTCTGCGGCAATCTTCCACAGCACAGTTTATGGGAATGGGAATGGAGAACACTACTACTGCAAGTAGTGAAGCTAATATGGTCATCATAGATTGA